A single window of Fervidicoccus fontis Kam940 DNA harbors:
- a CDS encoding winged helix-turn-helix domain-containing protein: MRKKIIVLAFIIIFIYSITFISIAQEPSYTNAVISIDSYGIASIKQVIPVNDVSVVNCIGNCLYVLNINTSNVDYYLENNTIVLVPNNFTGNVLLEYISQLAYPNGTIWNVSFSSDINTTVVLPYGAILLSTNPLPIDFNVTSDGRLYFVYMPGNITLSYSYLQSANITNTTGFTSTTPSTAGLHQGISNYALYIIGIILIAIGLLIGYLYFRGPKKGKSLEEKIKYLDDRDRKIVEIIREKGPITPGDLLNQLNIPRSAFYRRINRLKKDGIIEQFEVGGKVYYKLKEGQ, encoded by the coding sequence ATGAGAAAGAAAATAATTGTCTTAGCGTTTATTATAATTTTCATTTATTCAATTACTTTTATTTCAATAGCACAAGAACCCAGTTATACAAATGCTGTGATCAGTATTGATAGCTATGGAATTGCATCTATTAAACAAGTAATACCAGTAAATGACGTTTCTGTTGTAAATTGCATTGGAAATTGCCTATATGTCCTCAACATTAACACATCAAACGTTGATTATTACTTGGAGAATAACACAATAGTTCTAGTACCGAATAATTTTACTGGCAATGTGCTTTTAGAATATATTTCACAATTAGCTTATCCTAATGGAACTATTTGGAATGTGAGCTTTAGTAGTGACATTAATACTACCGTTGTTCTCCCATATGGCGCAATTTTGCTCTCAACGAATCCCTTACCAATCGATTTTAATGTCACTTCGGATGGAAGATTATATTTTGTATATATGCCTGGCAATATAACACTATCATATTCATACCTGCAGTCAGCTAACATTACAAACACAACAGGCTTTACGAGCACAACACCTTCAACTGCAGGATTACACCAAGGCATTAGCAATTATGCTTTATATATAATTGGGATTATTTTAATTGCCATAGGGTTGCTTATCGGATATTTATACTTTAGAGGTCCAAAAAAAGGAAAAAGCTTAGAAGAAAAAATAAAGTATTTAGATGATAGGGATAGAAAAATCGTTGAAATCATTAGAGAGAAAGGACCGATAACTCCCGGCGATCTTCTGAACCAACTCAATATTCCGAGATCTGCATTTTATCGGCGAATAAATAGACTAAAAAAAGACGGAATCATAGAACAATTCGAAGTTGGTGGAAAGGTTTATTACAAGCTAAAAGAAGGACAGTGA
- a CDS encoding DNA-directed DNA polymerase, with protein MSEEKTIIEFQPLDVSYEQEGNNVFIVIWAKNRAGETITLLDWRFKPYFYAILEEESNIEKVKNEVLTLVRRKEPKASVELVEKKLYGKPVKALKIIMMIPEQVREVRDRVKNVPMVKDVLEADIRFSMRYMIDKDIKPFRWYKVPVREVSKKKYRSAKIYEVLEDPIELEAEASFPSLKTMVFDIEVYSTTGSPRPEKDPIIIIGLMDGGLKQFYSENKDDKETIKKFIEEVQKIDPDIISGYNINVFDWNYLLQRAKYNGLNLDVTREIGKSPATSTAGHISVAGRLNVDIFDFAQEISEVKRKTLEDISEYMGVMKKDERVLLEWYDIPKLWDTGKEGREKVLRYNRDDVISTYRLMEKFLPFGIQLSGLTGIPLDQLMATSVGYRLEYYLIRKAYRFNEIVPNREERERESYKGAIVLKPKSGVHENIAVLDFASMYPNIMIKYNVGPDTLVKECKNDECYVAPDVGHKFRKEPPGFFKSVLSDLLAARQKIRQQLKKLKPGDPEYNVLDERQKAIKVLANASYGYMGWQGARWYCKECAEAITAWGRQNITFAIEKAKKLGLDVIYGDTDSLFVQFDEKKINELLNIINSELGLEIKIDKIYKKLFFTEAKKRYVGITIDNIIDIVGFEAIRGDWSEISKDIQTEIARLILEKGTTEKAIEYTKEIIRNLKEKKIPIDKLVIWKTITKPIEEYEVDAPHVTAAKLYQEYGLKISPGDKVGYVVVSGEGKISEKVKPYFAATLDEIDVDYYVDHQIIPAAMRILEYFGVSESVLKQGAIEKQKSLFDYLSSKQKK; from the coding sequence TTGTCTGAAGAAAAAACGATTATCGAGTTTCAACCATTAGATGTTAGCTATGAACAAGAAGGAAACAACGTATTCATTGTAATTTGGGCTAAAAACAGAGCTGGAGAAACAATTACTTTATTGGATTGGAGATTTAAGCCATATTTTTACGCAATTCTCGAAGAAGAATCTAATATCGAGAAAGTAAAAAACGAAGTTTTAACTTTAGTTAGAAGAAAGGAGCCTAAAGCCTCTGTTGAATTAGTAGAAAAAAAGCTTTACGGAAAACCAGTAAAGGCTTTAAAAATCATAATGATGATACCTGAACAAGTCAGGGAAGTTAGAGACAGAGTAAAAAATGTTCCTATGGTAAAAGATGTCCTAGAAGCGGATATAAGGTTTTCAATGAGGTACATGATTGATAAGGATATAAAACCGTTTAGATGGTATAAAGTACCTGTAAGAGAGGTCTCTAAGAAAAAATATAGAAGTGCTAAGATTTACGAAGTCCTTGAAGATCCGATAGAGTTAGAAGCAGAGGCTTCTTTTCCATCTCTAAAAACTATGGTATTTGATATAGAAGTGTACAGCACAACAGGTTCCCCTAGGCCAGAAAAGGATCCAATAATAATAATCGGTCTTATGGATGGAGGTTTAAAGCAGTTTTATTCAGAAAATAAAGATGATAAAGAAACAATAAAAAAGTTTATCGAAGAAGTACAGAAAATAGATCCAGACATAATTTCAGGTTATAACATTAATGTTTTCGACTGGAATTACTTGCTACAAAGGGCAAAGTACAATGGATTGAATCTTGATGTCACAAGAGAAATAGGGAAATCACCTGCAACGAGCACAGCCGGTCATATCAGTGTAGCAGGAAGACTGAATGTCGATATCTTTGATTTTGCACAGGAGATTTCTGAAGTTAAGAGAAAAACACTTGAAGATATTTCTGAATATATGGGAGTAATGAAGAAAGATGAAAGGGTTCTTCTGGAATGGTATGATATCCCGAAGCTCTGGGACACAGGAAAAGAAGGCAGAGAAAAAGTCCTCAGATACAATAGAGATGACGTTATTTCGACTTATAGGCTTATGGAAAAATTTTTGCCTTTTGGAATTCAGCTTTCTGGACTTACAGGAATTCCGCTTGATCAGCTTATGGCTACCAGTGTTGGTTATAGATTAGAATATTACCTCATAAGAAAAGCATATAGATTTAATGAAATAGTGCCTAACAGAGAAGAAAGAGAAAGGGAAAGTTACAAAGGAGCAATAGTTCTGAAACCAAAATCAGGTGTTCATGAAAATATTGCGGTTTTAGATTTTGCGAGCATGTATCCTAATATAATGATTAAATATAATGTTGGACCGGATACTTTAGTAAAAGAATGCAAAAATGATGAATGTTACGTGGCTCCTGATGTTGGGCACAAATTTAGAAAGGAACCACCAGGATTTTTCAAAAGCGTCTTGAGCGATCTTTTAGCCGCTAGACAAAAAATAAGGCAACAGCTAAAAAAATTGAAACCAGGCGATCCAGAATATAACGTACTTGATGAAAGACAGAAAGCTATTAAAGTTTTAGCGAATGCCAGCTATGGATATATGGGGTGGCAAGGCGCAAGATGGTATTGCAAAGAATGCGCGGAAGCAATTACGGCTTGGGGAAGACAGAATATAACCTTTGCAATCGAAAAGGCAAAAAAGTTAGGTCTTGATGTTATATATGGAGATACAGATAGCCTTTTTGTCCAGTTTGATGAGAAAAAGATCAACGAGCTTTTAAACATAATAAACAGCGAATTAGGGCTTGAAATTAAAATTGATAAAATCTATAAGAAGCTTTTCTTCACTGAAGCAAAAAAAAGATACGTAGGAATTACAATAGATAATATAATAGATATCGTTGGTTTTGAAGCTATAAGAGGGGATTGGTCTGAAATTTCCAAAGATATACAAACAGAAATTGCAAGACTCATATTGGAAAAGGGAACCACAGAAAAAGCGATAGAATATACTAAAGAAATTATTAGAAATCTAAAAGAAAAGAAAATTCCTATTGATAAGCTTGTAATATGGAAAACGATAACAAAGCCTATTGAAGAATATGAAGTTGATGCACCGCATGTAACTGCTGCAAAGTTGTATCAAGAATATGGACTAAAAATATCACCTGGAGATAAGGTAGGATATGTAGTTGTATCTGGAGAAGGAAAAATCAGTGAAAAAGTAAAGCCATATTTTGCTGCTACACTTGATGAGATTGATGTCGATTATTACGTAGATCACCAGATTATTCCTGCAGCTATGAGAATATTAGAGTATTTTGGCGTTTCAGAAAGCGTATTAAAACAGGGAGCGATAGAAAAGCAAAAATCGCTCTTTGACTACCTTTCAAGTAAGCAGAAAAAATAA
- a CDS encoding purine-nucleoside phosphorylase, whose protein sequence is MPIHLKIGKNDLAKKVVTVGDPNRASLLANSLLDYPKLINENRGLLSYTGTYKGERISIVTHGIGMPSALIVFEELVSLGAKAIIRFGTSGSLKEQVKIGDIVIAESAGHFNSSAIRQYFDDIIPPNGFSFDLINTLVDNFKRSDFNFHVGPIISSDAFYSESKDLALKLSRLGFFAIEMECAGLAMIGWLRGLKTGCVLYVTNHLLRNGEEMLDSAQINKKMVSVATNIFDALTNFAV, encoded by the coding sequence ATGCCTATTCATCTTAAAATTGGAAAGAACGATCTAGCGAAAAAAGTTGTAACTGTTGGAGATCCTAATAGAGCTTCATTATTAGCAAATTCTTTGCTTGACTATCCCAAGCTAATAAATGAAAATAGAGGTTTATTGTCTTATACAGGGACATATAAAGGAGAAAGAATAAGTATTGTAACCCATGGAATCGGAATGCCAAGTGCGTTAATTGTATTTGAAGAGCTTGTTTCATTAGGCGCAAAGGCTATAATAAGGTTTGGAACATCTGGCTCATTAAAGGAGCAAGTAAAAATTGGCGATATAGTAATTGCAGAATCAGCAGGACATTTTAATTCAAGTGCAATAAGGCAGTATTTTGATGATATAATTCCTCCAAATGGGTTTTCTTTCGATCTTATCAATACCCTAGTCGATAATTTTAAAAGGAGCGACTTTAATTTTCATGTCGGTCCTATTATAAGTAGCGATGCTTTTTATTCAGAATCGAAAGATTTGGCCTTAAAATTATCACGTTTAGGATTTTTTGCTATAGAAATGGAATGTGCCGGTTTAGCGATGATAGGTTGGCTAAGAGGTTTAAAGACCGGATGTGTATTATATGTAACTAACCATCTCCTAAGAAATGGGGAGGAGATGCTAGATTCAGCACAAATTAATAAAAAGATGGTTTCGGTAGCTACAAACATATTTGACGCTTTAACTAATTTTGCAGTTTGA
- a CDS encoding class I SAM-dependent rRNA methyltransferase yields MKTVEIKKGAKSLIEKHFYSIYSKWVKSDSSLSNGDFVKFLFNGEVIGYGFYEKIGSIGGRIISYISEYDNPDLNELIRWRVNQGYLIRKKIGEKKERGYRLLYGDCDGTPGLITDVFNDTSVIQTTSYGWDRNLSLLADAIVKAGISERVFLKNDQRGRKFFGLPIEKKFLHGEPPPYTYIKEDDLIFKIDFLNGQKTGFYLDQREARKKISSLSLDGAKILDLFSYTGSFSAHALKAGASFSLLVDEDDRALNIAKENLIKNGFEDKFEIIRGRVEKVIDSLLIKKMQFDIVIVDPPAFIPSKNLYEKGIKAYKKLFGNTLRLVKLGGYIYASSCSFHLSSDELLKILQEWINYYGYKSRVIYELSPFNVFPFTRPLDVELRYLKGFLLELE; encoded by the coding sequence ATGAAAACTGTAGAAATTAAAAAAGGGGCAAAAAGTTTAATTGAAAAGCATTTTTATTCTATTTACTCTAAATGGGTAAAAAGCGACTCCTCATTATCTAATGGAGATTTTGTAAAATTTTTATTCAACGGAGAAGTTATTGGATATGGTTTTTATGAAAAAATTGGTTCTATTGGGGGTAGGATAATATCTTATATAAGCGAATACGACAATCCTGATTTAAATGAGCTAATTAGGTGGAGAGTTAACCAAGGGTATCTCATTAGAAAAAAAATCGGAGAAAAGAAAGAAAGAGGGTATAGGTTATTATATGGCGATTGTGATGGAACGCCTGGATTAATAACAGACGTTTTTAATGACACTTCCGTAATCCAAACTACAAGCTATGGCTGGGATAGAAATCTTAGTCTGTTGGCTGATGCTATAGTAAAAGCTGGTATTTCTGAACGAGTTTTTTTAAAAAATGATCAAAGAGGAAGAAAATTTTTTGGATTACCAATAGAAAAAAAGTTTCTTCATGGAGAGCCGCCTCCGTATACTTACATTAAAGAAGATGACTTAATATTTAAAATCGATTTTTTAAATGGACAAAAAACAGGTTTTTATCTAGACCAGCGAGAAGCGAGAAAGAAGATTTCATCTCTATCTTTAGATGGTGCAAAAATCTTAGACCTTTTTTCATATACAGGAAGCTTTTCCGCCCATGCATTAAAGGCAGGCGCATCTTTTTCTTTACTTGTTGATGAAGATGATAGAGCATTAAATATTGCAAAAGAAAACCTTATCAAAAATGGATTCGAAGACAAGTTTGAAATAATCCGCGGAAGGGTTGAAAAGGTTATAGATTCGCTTTTGATCAAAAAAATGCAGTTCGACATCGTAATAGTTGATCCTCCAGCATTTATCCCGTCAAAAAACTTATATGAAAAGGGAATTAAAGCATATAAAAAGCTATTTGGCAACACCTTAAGGCTTGTTAAGCTGGGAGGATATATTTACGCATCAAGTTGCAGTTTTCATCTTAGTTCGGATGAATTATTAAAAATTTTGCAAGAATGGATAAACTATTATGGTTATAAATCGAGGGTCATTTATGAGCTTTCTCCATTCAATGTATTTCCATTCACAAGACCATTGGATGTTGAACTTAGATATCTAAAAGGATTTTTGTTAGAATTAGAATAG
- a CDS encoding ATP-grasp domain-containing protein — MKISVIHPSAIPPFSARQIIREAKARGHSANYIRPQELNVIYVNNSRIIIRGKREIKPEIAFIRGMSYPGSIEHFIWMTNIVKILEETGTFTINSYSSIMTARDKSLLPLILSKNGLPYPKTIITEDLQKALDVINEYGKVVVKPIIGSLGRGVMLLDNVDVAYTVLKQLLSWNQPILLQEFINKKDNRDIRILVINGEIYAAYYRKARPGLFKTNIAQGATPEPAVLDEELKELSIKTTELLGLFYAGIDIAESEKGERYILEANASPNWKGPLSMGLNPARKLVEEAEKTYKK, encoded by the coding sequence ATGAAAATCTCTGTAATACATCCAAGTGCTATTCCTCCATTTTCTGCAAGACAAATTATTAGAGAAGCAAAAGCTAGAGGTCATTCGGCAAATTACATAAGACCTCAGGAGCTTAATGTGATTTATGTTAACAATAGTCGGATAATTATCAGAGGTAAAAGAGAGATAAAGCCAGAAATAGCATTTATTAGAGGAATGAGTTATCCTGGCTCAATTGAACATTTTATTTGGATGACAAACATAGTAAAAATTCTAGAAGAGACAGGAACATTCACTATTAATAGTTATTCATCTATTATGACTGCGAGAGATAAATCTCTCTTACCGTTGATTCTGTCAAAAAATGGACTTCCCTATCCTAAGACAATAATTACTGAAGACCTGCAAAAAGCGTTAGATGTTATAAACGAATATGGAAAAGTTGTAGTAAAGCCTATTATTGGTAGCTTGGGAAGAGGAGTGATGCTTCTAGATAATGTCGATGTTGCATATACTGTTTTAAAACAGCTTCTCTCATGGAATCAACCAATACTACTTCAAGAATTCATTAACAAGAAAGACAACAGAGATATAAGAATCTTGGTAATAAATGGGGAAATTTATGCGGCTTATTACAGAAAGGCTAGGCCAGGATTGTTCAAAACAAATATAGCACAAGGAGCTACGCCTGAACCTGCAGTATTAGATGAAGAGTTAAAAGAGCTTTCAATAAAAACTACTGAACTTTTAGGATTATTTTATGCAGGAATAGATATAGCAGAATCTGAAAAAGGGGAGAGGTATATACTAGAAGCAAATGCCTCTCCTAATTGGAAGGGTCCCTTATCTATGGGTCTCAATCCTGCTAGAAAATTAGTTGAAGAAGCTGAAAAAACTTATAAAAAATAG
- a CDS encoding glycosyl transferase produces MYVDLFISAIVGIFFTYFFTFIVERFERRIGLLGEDVHKKPGRFLPKSGGLGFLFGWSFSILIYMFMNAGNKMIFNDLITILLIIWFVGIVGLYDDMKRLGGITKVLLTALPGIAIYFASLYRPFVFIPFLGNARLSIVYPILLPIIYAVASNAINMTDTFTGVAPGVVLILTIFTFLSFLFFPLLPKSDPLYQIAIILAVLTISSLIGYLPHNFYPGKSFNGDCGSLSWGAILATIAILSKTEFFLVMAAIPIVTNGFTILSSIKGIIEHHELKTRPTIPDRDNNIIKANPDENAPITLAHLLTLKNPLSEKELVISLYLLVSISSIFTMIFYAILF; encoded by the coding sequence ATGTATGTTGATTTATTTATTTCAGCAATAGTAGGTATATTTTTTACTTATTTTTTTACATTCATTGTAGAAAGATTTGAAAGAAGGATTGGACTTTTAGGTGAGGATGTTCATAAGAAGCCTGGTAGATTTTTACCGAAATCTGGAGGATTAGGCTTTCTATTTGGCTGGTCCTTTTCGATTTTAATTTATATGTTTATGAATGCAGGAAACAAAATGATTTTTAATGATTTAATTACTATTCTTTTGATTATCTGGTTCGTTGGAATTGTTGGCTTATATGATGATATGAAGAGACTTGGAGGGATAACAAAGGTCCTATTGACAGCACTGCCTGGAATCGCTATTTATTTTGCGTCTCTTTATAGGCCATTTGTTTTCATACCTTTTTTAGGAAATGCGAGGTTATCTATTGTTTATCCTATACTTCTTCCAATAATTTATGCTGTAGCATCTAATGCTATAAATATGACTGATACATTTACGGGAGTTGCTCCGGGAGTAGTTCTAATTTTGACAATTTTTACTTTCCTTTCCTTTTTATTTTTCCCATTATTACCAAAAAGCGATCCTTTATATCAAATTGCAATTATTTTAGCCGTTCTTACTATTTCTTCTCTTATAGGATATTTACCACATAACTTTTATCCAGGAAAGAGTTTCAATGGAGATTGCGGTTCTTTATCGTGGGGAGCGATCTTAGCTACCATAGCTATCTTAAGCAAAACTGAGTTCTTTCTTGTTATGGCAGCTATTCCAATAGTAACGAATGGCTTCACAATTTTAAGCAGTATAAAAGGCATAATAGAGCATCATGAACTAAAGACGAGACCAACGATTCCAGATAGAGATAATAACATAATTAAAGCAAATCCGGATGAAAATGCACCAATAACTCTTGCTCATTTATTAACTCTAAAAAATCCCTTATCTGAAAAGGAACTTGTGATATCCTTATATCTCTTAGTAAGTATCTCAAGCATTTTCACAATGATCTTTTATGCCATTTTATTTTGA
- a CDS encoding APC family permease has protein sequence MTSQGLKRQVKWYVSAALVIGTLGATGLFGNLPVTYSMAGPAAALVWIVTLLFGAFAAVVLAYNFTIWPDKAGAEYAPVRIALGKIPGAIAGWGFYINWGTAGAIASLILGRYIFGTDPSTFLHRQLFAFALVTIFFVFNYFGIKIAGITQTILTILKVVPLILVGLVAIPFVNLSNFHPFWVSGVPGVQANTMEGMLMLFLSAALIATWSTYSTDIFASIVPEIEDPEKGIPRAAWFSVVVSLAFVGLITITAIGVLGSQMGTLSKPLFQYGQIVLGNAGEILLWIALVCGALTVPNVALMSASRVTYQMAVEGDMPKIFAKTNKYGVPHWGLILIYLINVIMIFYTAAYAVLVAIVQVPWIVCWFLLGVANLKIRATKEWHEKAIFKAPWWVVIGAFIVGLIGFGYCYAYGVLWGWHDIILGIVFVLLILVIMAVDSLVSRNKK, from the coding sequence ATGACTTCTCAGGGTTTAAAAAGGCAGGTTAAATGGTATGTTTCAGCGGCTTTAGTTATTGGAACTTTAGGAGCAACAGGTTTATTTGGTAACTTGCCAGTAACTTATAGTATGGCTGGTCCTGCAGCAGCTCTTGTCTGGATTGTTACACTGCTTTTTGGTGCTTTTGCAGCGGTAGTTTTAGCTTATAACTTTACAATATGGCCAGATAAGGCGGGAGCTGAGTACGCTCCAGTGAGAATAGCACTGGGAAAAATACCTGGAGCCATTGCAGGTTGGGGATTTTATATAAACTGGGGAACTGCAGGAGCAATAGCTTCTCTAATATTAGGCAGATATATATTTGGCACAGATCCTTCGACGTTTCTACACAGACAGCTATTCGCTTTTGCTTTGGTAACGATATTTTTTGTGTTCAATTATTTTGGCATTAAAATAGCAGGTATAACTCAGACTATACTCACAATACTTAAAGTAGTACCCCTCATATTAGTTGGTCTCGTAGCTATTCCATTCGTCAATTTGTCTAATTTCCACCCTTTTTGGGTTTCTGGAGTTCCTGGAGTTCAGGCTAATACCATGGAAGGCATGCTTATGCTGTTCCTTTCTGCCGCACTAATTGCCACTTGGAGCACATATTCAACGGATATTTTTGCTTCGATTGTACCAGAAATCGAAGATCCCGAAAAGGGAATTCCAAGGGCAGCTTGGTTCTCGGTTGTAGTGTCTTTGGCTTTTGTCGGTTTAATAACAATCACTGCTATAGGTGTTTTAGGTTCACAAATGGGGACTCTTTCAAAGCCACTATTTCAGTATGGTCAAATTGTTTTGGGGAATGCTGGAGAAATATTGCTATGGATAGCATTAGTTTGTGGTGCTTTGACTGTTCCAAATGTTGCTTTAATGAGCGCATCAAGAGTAACATATCAGATGGCTGTAGAAGGAGACATGCCGAAGATTTTTGCAAAAACTAATAAATATGGCGTTCCACATTGGGGATTAATTCTAATATATCTAATAAACGTTATAATGATATTCTATACTGCTGCATATGCAGTTTTGGTAGCTATTGTCCAAGTTCCTTGGATTGTCTGTTGGTTCTTGCTGGGTGTAGCAAATCTTAAAATTAGAGCAACAAAAGAATGGCATGAAAAGGCTATATTTAAAGCCCCATGGTGGGTAGTAATAGGAGCTTTTATTGTAGGTTTAATCGGTTTTGGATATTGCTATGCATATGGAGTATTATGGGGCTGGCATGATATAATTTTAGGCATCGTGTTTGTTCTATTGATATTAGTAATAATGGCTGTAGATTCTCTAGTAAGCAGAAATAAAAAATAA
- the argF gene encoding ornithine carbamoyltransferase produces MFDFSKIKNFRGRDFITTRAFSREEIDYLIDLAVELKQLRELEIEFLPLRGKTIGMLFRKPSTRTRSSFEVGIAELGGIPFYFRPDEMQLTRGEPVKDTARVLDRYLKGFVIRTFGQDEVEEFAKYMKVPVINALTDLEHPCQVLADLMTIREKKGKWDGLRVVYTGDIWNVAHSLIVEAPRHGMDFIIAVPKGYEPNEEIWKFAEQEARKRGTRLEIVHDLNEAVKGADVVIANTWWSMGKPEQEKDKRKEDFKPFTVTPSHMELAKPDVIFMHCLPAYRGNEMTEEVIEGKWSVVFDEAENRLHTEKAVLTAVIP; encoded by the coding sequence ATGTTTGATTTTTCGAAAATAAAAAATTTTAGAGGTAGGGATTTTATTACTACAAGAGCTTTTAGTAGAGAAGAAATAGATTACTTGATTGATTTAGCTGTAGAGTTAAAGCAACTTAGGGAACTTGAAATTGAGTTCTTACCATTAAGAGGAAAAACAATAGGGATGCTATTTAGGAAACCATCAACTAGAACTAGATCTTCATTTGAAGTAGGTATTGCAGAACTTGGAGGCATTCCCTTTTATTTTAGGCCTGATGAGATGCAATTAACAAGAGGCGAACCGGTAAAGGATACAGCAAGAGTCCTTGATAGATATCTGAAAGGGTTCGTAATAAGGACATTTGGACAAGATGAAGTTGAAGAATTTGCTAAGTATATGAAAGTGCCGGTTATCAATGCTTTGACGGATTTAGAGCATCCATGTCAAGTCCTTGCAGATTTAATGACGATTAGAGAGAAAAAAGGCAAATGGGATGGATTGAGAGTCGTTTATACAGGGGACATTTGGAATGTCGCACATTCATTAATAGTAGAAGCACCAAGACATGGAATGGATTTCATAATAGCAGTTCCTAAAGGATATGAACCTAATGAAGAAATTTGGAAATTTGCTGAGCAAGAAGCAAGAAAAAGAGGGACTAGATTGGAAATAGTCCATGACCTCAACGAAGCAGTTAAAGGTGCAGATGTAGTGATCGCAAATACTTGGTGGAGTATGGGTAAGCCGGAGCAGGAAAAAGATAAAAGAAAAGAAGACTTTAAGCCATTCACAGTTACTCCTTCTCATATGGAATTAGCAAAGCCTGATGTGATTTTTATGCACTGCCTGCCAGCATATAGAGGAAATGAAATGACCGAAGAAGTTATAGAAGGTAAATGGAGTGTTGTTTTCGATGAAGCAGAAAATAGGTTGCATACAGAAAAAGCAGTATTAACCGCTGTAATACCATAA
- a CDS encoding arginine deiminase family protein encodes MNFIDIDIISKMEKNELERGLKLVFNPPITSFDLSESVRKKAGIVLPQQPITESIELSKIENALGNKALEKFLALDQVISLMPYNDYMKLKEKSDMEILFDWEEKIAKQISVIENLRSDDLRGEDSKREGILMLAVSNKQLNIVKGRHTEWVWREKALDGSDAPDAIKLSEDISRIANTLSENGVKTFVAIDSEIYDEAKNLFVRSKIFKVNVPENMAKIFYTRDQSVTWLKYPIIGNMSLKLRRGEEEVLNEIYYNLNIYPMARARWVKFDNMLVRAVMEGGNFFIIKTEKGVALLTGIGVRGSNYATFKFLGEILPEDVRIIGVPLAGYIKYWEFGAVHLDTAFAYLGDVGGERVGIIDPSRVGFYSALEYDRKSGMFRVTEFLKLMKELEVKIDEMPRESQSPITMTNALNLGNGKLAVDSYNEKANEYIEKTYGLELLRIKIPQIEAGGGGVRCSTRELWELNK; translated from the coding sequence TTGAATTTTATTGATATTGACATAATAAGCAAAATGGAAAAAAATGAGTTAGAGAGAGGGCTAAAGCTTGTCTTTAATCCGCCCATTACTTCTTTTGACCTCAGTGAATCAGTAAGAAAAAAAGCAGGAATAGTTTTACCGCAACAGCCTATAACGGAATCTATAGAACTCTCTAAAATTGAGAACGCTTTAGGAAATAAAGCCCTCGAAAAATTTCTTGCACTGGATCAAGTTATAAGTTTAATGCCATATAACGATTATATGAAACTAAAAGAAAAAAGCGATATGGAAATTCTTTTTGATTGGGAAGAAAAAATCGCAAAACAAATCTCCGTAATAGAAAATTTAAGGAGTGATGATTTAAGAGGTGAAGATTCGAAAAGAGAAGGAATACTAATGCTGGCAGTTTCTAATAAACAGTTAAATATAGTAAAGGGAAGACATACTGAATGGGTTTGGAGAGAAAAAGCCCTGGATGGTTCTGATGCTCCTGATGCAATAAAACTGTCTGAAGATATTTCCAGAATAGCTAACACGCTTAGTGAAAATGGAGTGAAGACTTTTGTTGCAATAGATTCCGAAATTTATGATGAAGCGAAGAACCTCTTCGTAAGGTCAAAGATTTTTAAAGTAAATGTCCCTGAAAATATGGCCAAAATATTCTATACAAGAGACCAGAGTGTAACGTGGCTAAAATATCCAATTATTGGTAACATGAGCTTGAAGCTAAGAAGAGGGGAAGAGGAAGTTCTTAATGAAATATACTACAACTTAAATATATACCCTATGGCAAGGGCGAGATGGGTTAAATTTGACAACATGCTGGTTAGAGCTGTAATGGAGGGAGGAAATTTCTTTATAATAAAAACTGAAAAAGGAGTTGCACTGTTGACAGGCATCGGGGTAAGAGGTTCTAACTATGCGACATTTAAATTTTTAGGCGAGATATTGCCAGAAGACGTTAGGATAATAGGAGTTCCTCTAGCTGGATACATTAAATACTGGGAATTTGGGGCTGTTCATCTCGATACCGCATTTGCTTACTTGGGAGACGTTGGTGGCGAAAGAGTGGGGATAATAGATCCTTCAAGAGTTGGCTTTTATTCTGCTTTAGAATATGATAGAAAAAGCGGGATGTTTAGAGTAACAGAATTCCTTAAGCTCATGAAAGAGCTTGAAGTTAAAATTGATGAGATGCCAAGGGAGAGTCAGAGCCCGATCACCATGACAAACGCTTTAAATCTCGGCAATGGAAAACTGGCGGTTGATTCTTATAATGAGAAAGCAAATGAATATATAGAAAAAACTTACGGACTTGAATTATTGAGAATAAAAATACCTCAGATTGAAGCCGGCGGCGGAGGAGTTAGGTGCTCTACAAGAGAGCTATGGGAGTTAAATAAGTGA